A window of Gemmatimonadales bacterium contains these coding sequences:
- a CDS encoding NTP transferase domain-containing protein, with amino-acid sequence MLAAGRGERFAGAAPAAGAQHAPDDKLAAPLRGRPLLAHALDGVRRAREAGALAGGCVVVPALGAADTRGGGAERAHAKRAELARAAGLAPVENPDPSAGLGSSLRVGLAWLARTIEPAGPAAAVVFLGDQPSVRADVVAPLVDAWGQGRTLAVRPRYADAPDEPGHPMLVDRSLWPLAYALAGDAGLGPLLAARGILVKVVDVAGRNPDIDTPADLLNLEDPGS; translated from the coding sequence GTGCTCGCCGCGGGGCGGGGCGAGCGATTCGCCGGCGCAGCGCCCGCCGCCGGCGCGCAGCACGCGCCGGACGACAAACTCGCGGCGCCGCTCCGCGGGCGGCCTCTCCTGGCCCACGCGCTCGACGGCGTGCGCCGTGCCCGCGAGGCGGGCGCGCTCGCCGGCGGGTGCGTGGTCGTTCCCGCGCTCGGCGCGGCCGATACGCGTGGCGGCGGCGCCGAGCGCGCCCATGCCAAGCGCGCCGAGCTCGCCCGCGCAGCAGGCCTCGCGCCGGTCGAGAACCCCGATCCGTCCGCGGGGCTCGGCAGCTCGCTCCGCGTGGGGCTCGCATGGCTCGCGCGCACCATCGAGCCCGCCGGGCCCGCGGCGGCCGTCGTTTTTCTCGGTGACCAGCCGTCGGTGCGCGCGGACGTGGTGGCGCCGCTGGTCGATGCGTGGGGTCAGGGCCGCACACTCGCGGTGCGGCCGCGCTATGCCGATGCGCCAGACGAGCCGGGCCACCCGATGCTGGTCGACCGCTCGCTCTGGCCGCTTGCCTATGCGCTCGCGGGTGACGCGGGACTCGGCCCATTGCTCGCCGCGCGGGGGATACTGGTAAAGGTGGTGGACGTCGCCGGCCGGAACCCGGACATCGACACCCCGGCGGACCTGCTCAACCTCGAGGATCCTGGATCATGA
- a CDS encoding VWA domain-containing protein, with amino-acid sequence MPRDLADNAAFFGRLLRRAGLAVDPDQSRQFVRAMLLVGLDRKRDIKAAGRAVFARRSEERATYDTAFELFWRRMTDPGGAGSALPKIRQGEARETGIDLAGGEESDTVELVAPASVRAPSAREQLRGADFASLTADEARDAMAMVAALRPRLPRRRARRSRVAARGHRPAARLMLRRSLAAGGEALAWRWLRRRTRPRPIVLICDVSGSMERYSRFVLRFAHALQRTGAPVEVFVLGTRLTRITRQLRVRSPDLALRRVADRVIDWSGGTRIGESLRTLNRAWVRRTIRSGAVVLIVSDGWERGDVDLLAREMATLRRSCHRLLWLDPLASRPGFEPATAGLRAALPHVDALVPCASVASLEMLAERLRAIQ; translated from the coding sequence ATGCCTCGCGATCTCGCCGACAACGCCGCCTTCTTCGGCCGGCTGCTCCGCCGCGCCGGCCTCGCTGTGGATCCCGACCAGAGTCGCCAATTCGTCCGGGCCATGTTGCTCGTCGGCCTGGATCGAAAACGGGACATCAAGGCGGCTGGGCGCGCGGTGTTCGCGCGCCGCAGCGAGGAGCGTGCCACGTACGACACGGCGTTCGAGCTGTTCTGGCGCCGCATGACGGACCCAGGCGGGGCCGGCAGTGCGCTGCCGAAGATCCGCCAGGGAGAGGCGCGGGAGACCGGCATCGACCTCGCGGGTGGCGAGGAGAGTGACACGGTCGAGCTCGTGGCGCCCGCCTCGGTACGCGCGCCGAGCGCGCGCGAGCAGCTCCGCGGCGCCGACTTCGCGAGCCTCACGGCGGACGAGGCGCGGGATGCGATGGCGATGGTCGCGGCGCTCCGTCCGCGGCTCCCACGCCGGCGCGCGAGGCGGAGCCGGGTCGCGGCACGTGGACACCGGCCGGCCGCGCGCCTCATGCTCCGGCGAAGCCTCGCCGCCGGCGGCGAAGCGCTCGCGTGGCGCTGGCTCCGCCGCCGCACCCGCCCGCGGCCGATCGTGCTCATCTGCGACGTCAGCGGATCGATGGAGCGCTACAGCCGGTTCGTGCTGCGGTTCGCGCACGCGTTGCAGCGCACCGGCGCGCCGGTCGAGGTGTTCGTCTTAGGCACCCGGCTCACGCGCATTACCCGGCAGCTCCGGGTGCGGAGTCCCGACCTGGCCCTCCGCCGCGTGGCCGACCGCGTGATCGATTGGAGCGGCGGCACCCGGATCGGCGAGAGTCTGCGGACGCTCAATCGCGCGTGGGTGCGGCGGACGATCCGGAGCGGCGCCGTGGTGCTCATCGTGTCGGACGGCTGGGAGCGCGGCGACGTGGACCTGCTCGCGCGCGAGATGGCGACGCTCCGTCGATCATGTCACCGATTGCTTTGGCTCGATCCGCTGGCGAGCCGTCCGGGGTTCGAGCCGGCGACGGCGGGGCTGCGCGCCGCGCTGCCGCACGTCGACGCGCTGGTGCCGTGCGCGTCGGTGGCATCGCTGGAAATGCTGGCGGAGCGGCTGCGGGCGATTCAATGA
- a CDS encoding HAD-IA family hydrolase, with protein MRIECSAVLFDLDGVLVDSTAYIERQWREWAAGRGLDPAPFLRVCHGRRALETIRLAAPRLNAEAEVARFREQVVESDPVLDAVPGAAALVRSLPPGTWAVVTSGSATSARRRLCAAGLPLPAVLVSADDVRHGKPSPEGYLRAAERLGVPASACVVIEDAPPGVEAARAGGMVVIALVGTYSPDQLAAADYRIDSLEALGVLTCVSASIVRAAPPRIALTSS; from the coding sequence ATGCGAATCGAATGTTCGGCGGTGCTCTTCGACCTCGATGGGGTGCTGGTGGATTCCACCGCGTACATCGAGCGCCAGTGGCGCGAGTGGGCCGCTGGGCGCGGGCTCGATCCGGCGCCGTTCCTCCGCGTCTGCCACGGCCGGCGCGCGCTCGAGACGATCCGCCTCGCGGCACCCCGGCTCAACGCCGAGGCCGAGGTCGCGCGCTTCCGCGAGCAGGTGGTCGAGAGCGATCCGGTGCTCGACGCGGTGCCCGGCGCCGCCGCGCTCGTCAGATCGCTTCCGCCCGGCACCTGGGCCGTGGTGACCTCGGGCTCCGCCACGAGCGCGCGGCGCAGACTCTGCGCCGCGGGGCTGCCGCTGCCCGCCGTGCTCGTGAGCGCGGACGACGTGCGCCACGGCAAGCCGAGCCCCGAAGGCTACCTCCGCGCGGCCGAGCGGCTCGGGGTGCCGGCTTCCGCCTGCGTCGTGATCGAGGACGCGCCGCCCGGCGTCGAAGCTGCGCGCGCGGGCGGCATGGTGGTGATTGCGCTCGTCGGCACGTACAGTCCGGACCAGCTTGCCGCGGCCGACTACCGCATCGACTCCCTCGAGGCGCTCGGCGTGCTCACCTGCGTCTCCGCCAGCATCGTCCGCGCGGCACCGCCCCGCATCGCACTCACGTCCTCCTGA
- a CDS encoding carbon monoxide dehydrogenase subunit G, whose product MKLQFSGAPEIATTRQHLWQRMMDPQFVAASAPGVESVETIDPTHFKVVSAFGVGAIKVRFRLDVELFDVVEKESAKMRARGKAPGSNVDVVAGMAIRELGPNRMQLEWTADSDVSGTIASVGARLLEGTARKLTEQFWTDFARRVQAESPAA is encoded by the coding sequence ATGAAGCTGCAGTTCTCGGGCGCTCCGGAGATCGCGACCACTCGCCAGCACCTCTGGCAGCGCATGATGGACCCGCAGTTCGTGGCGGCCTCCGCGCCCGGGGTCGAATCGGTCGAGACGATAGATCCGACACACTTCAAGGTCGTCTCCGCGTTCGGCGTGGGCGCGATCAAGGTCCGCTTCCGGCTCGACGTGGAGCTGTTCGACGTCGTCGAGAAGGAGAGCGCCAAGATGCGCGCGCGCGGCAAGGCGCCGGGGTCCAACGTGGACGTGGTGGCGGGGATGGCCATCCGCGAGCTCGGCCCCAATCGCATGCAGCTCGAGTGGACCGCGGACAGCGACGTGAGCGGCACCATCGCGAGCGTCGGCGCGCGGTTGCTCGAGGGTACGGCACGCAAGCTGACCGAGCAGTTCTGGACCGACTTTGCCCGTCGGGTCCAGGCGGAATCCCCCGCGGCATAA
- a CDS encoding serine/threonine-protein kinase: MSDALVSDTIERLRLTLADRYAVDREVGRGGMATVFLAHDLRHDRRVAIKVLRPELSASLGAGRFHREIEIAARLQHPNVLALYDSGDADGLLYYVMPFVEGESLRDRVDREKQLPLEDAIRLIREAADALGYAHAHDIIHRDIKPENILLSDGHALVADFGIARAVTAAGGQKLTETGMAVGTPYYMSPEQGMGTDQVDARSDVYSLGCVLYELLAGQPPFTGPNPMAVLARHSLEAVPSLQIVRQTVPDEVEAIIVKALEKTPADRFRSMQEFSESLRDADYSRVTRRTTARMIPTVELPVTKPPERRRVTPLRIALAALVVALLAGGGYAALRARHAAAAAPAAPALDPNRIAVLYFHDQSGTDSLQYLADGLTDALIHELSQVKVLRVISRNGVAPYRKADVAPDSIARALKVGTIVSGTVAQSAGRLRVNVALVNPATGEEIGSKTIERPRAELFALQDELSRDVSQFLRQRLGREVAALESRAGTRDVAAWELVQQAQHLTDAADSLAGAGDSAATEDRLRRADSLLARAQSADESWITPVVARGWLAYKHTRLSGAIERTYYDTWFTRGLDFAQRALTMQPKDADALELRGTLRYWRWILNLAPGAEAAKLFSDAEADFRASVAANPAQAGAWNALSHLLMAKSETAEGKLAALRAYEADPYLTNANATVWRLFQASLDLEDGPEANRWCQEGQRRFPGDARFAACQLWLFALKDTRPDIPKAWKLADEYVQLSPADLKPYRKLEGGMLVAIALARAGLADSARAVAIHSRGDATVDQTRDLLYIEAIARNILGDRDDTIRLLQTWVATNPQRQESIAKDQSWYFRNLVNDPRYKALAGGS, encoded by the coding sequence GTGAGCGACGCGCTCGTCAGCGATACCATCGAGCGACTCCGTCTGACGCTGGCTGACCGATACGCGGTCGACCGGGAGGTCGGCCGCGGCGGCATGGCCACGGTCTTCCTCGCCCACGATCTCCGCCACGACCGCCGGGTGGCGATCAAGGTCCTGCGTCCCGAGCTTTCCGCGTCCCTCGGGGCCGGGCGGTTCCACCGCGAGATCGAGATCGCCGCCCGCTTGCAGCATCCGAACGTCCTGGCGCTCTACGACTCGGGCGATGCGGACGGCCTGCTCTACTACGTCATGCCGTTCGTCGAGGGCGAGTCGCTCCGAGACCGGGTGGACCGGGAGAAGCAGCTCCCGCTCGAGGACGCCATCCGGCTCATCCGCGAGGCGGCCGACGCGCTGGGCTACGCCCACGCCCACGACATCATCCATCGCGACATCAAGCCCGAAAACATCCTGCTCTCCGACGGCCACGCGCTGGTGGCCGACTTCGGCATCGCACGCGCGGTGACCGCCGCGGGCGGCCAGAAGCTCACCGAGACGGGGATGGCGGTGGGCACGCCGTACTACATGAGCCCTGAGCAGGGGATGGGCACCGACCAGGTGGACGCCCGGAGCGACGTGTACAGCCTGGGCTGCGTGCTCTATGAGCTGCTCGCGGGCCAGCCGCCGTTCACGGGCCCGAACCCGATGGCGGTGCTCGCCCGCCATTCGCTCGAGGCGGTGCCGAGCCTGCAGATCGTGCGGCAGACGGTGCCGGACGAGGTCGAGGCGATCATCGTGAAGGCGCTGGAGAAGACGCCGGCGGACCGATTCCGCAGCATGCAGGAGTTCTCCGAGTCGCTGCGCGACGCGGACTACTCCCGGGTCACCCGGCGCACGACGGCGCGGATGATCCCGACCGTCGAGCTGCCCGTCACGAAGCCGCCGGAGCGACGCCGGGTCACGCCGCTCCGCATCGCGCTCGCCGCGCTGGTGGTGGCACTCCTGGCTGGCGGCGGATACGCGGCCTTGCGCGCGCGTCACGCCGCGGCGGCCGCACCGGCGGCGCCGGCGCTCGATCCCAATCGCATTGCGGTGCTCTACTTCCACGACCAGAGCGGCACCGACTCGCTCCAGTACCTGGCCGACGGCCTCACGGACGCGCTCATCCACGAGCTGAGTCAGGTGAAAGTGCTCCGGGTCATCTCGCGGAACGGCGTTGCGCCCTACCGAAAGGCCGACGTGGCGCCGGACAGCATCGCGCGGGCGCTCAAAGTGGGGACGATCGTCTCGGGAACGGTGGCGCAGTCGGCCGGACGGCTCCGGGTGAACGTGGCGCTGGTGAATCCGGCGACGGGCGAAGAAATCGGAAGCAAGACGATCGAGCGGCCGCGGGCGGAGCTGTTCGCGCTGCAGGACGAGCTGTCGCGCGATGTCTCGCAATTCCTGAGGCAGCGGCTGGGCCGCGAAGTCGCCGCGCTCGAGAGCCGGGCCGGCACGCGTGACGTGGCCGCGTGGGAGCTGGTGCAGCAGGCGCAGCACCTCACCGACGCGGCCGATTCCCTGGCGGGCGCAGGCGACTCGGCGGCGACCGAAGACCGGTTGCGCCGCGCCGATTCGCTGCTCGCTCGCGCGCAAAGCGCCGACGAAAGCTGGATCACGCCGGTCGTGGCGCGCGGTTGGCTTGCGTACAAACATACCCGGCTCTCCGGCGCGATCGAGCGGACGTACTACGACACCTGGTTCACCCGCGGGCTGGATTTCGCTCAGCGCGCCCTCACGATGCAGCCGAAAGACGCGGACGCGCTCGAGCTCCGCGGCACGCTGCGCTATTGGCGCTGGATCCTGAACCTCGCCCCCGGCGCGGAGGCGGCCAAGCTGTTTTCCGACGCGGAGGCGGACTTCCGCGCCTCAGTGGCGGCGAATCCCGCGCAGGCCGGCGCCTGGAACGCGCTCAGCCATCTCCTCATGGCCAAGTCGGAGACGGCCGAAGGCAAGCTCGCGGCGCTCCGCGCGTACGAGGCGGACCCGTATCTCACGAATGCGAACGCGACGGTGTGGCGGCTGTTCCAGGCATCGCTCGACCTCGAGGACGGCCCCGAGGCAAACCGCTGGTGCCAGGAAGGGCAGCGGCGCTTCCCGGGCGACGCCCGGTTCGCCGCGTGCCAGCTCTGGCTGTTTGCGCTCAAGGACACCCGCCCCGACATTCCGAAGGCGTGGAAGCTGGCGGACGAATACGTGCAGTTGAGCCCCGCCGATCTCAAGCCCTACCGGAAGCTCGAGGGAGGGATGCTGGTGGCCATCGCGCTCGCGCGCGCGGGCCTCGCCGACAGCGCGCGGGCCGTGGCCATCCATTCCCGTGGCGACGCCACGGTCGATCAGACCCGCGACCTCCTCTACATCGAGGCGATCGCCCGCAACATCCTGGGCGACCGGGACGACACGATCCGCCTGCTCCAGACCTGGGTGGCCACCAACCCCCAGCGGCAGGAATCGATCGCCAAGGACCAGTCCTGGTACTTCCGCAACCTGGTGAACGACCCCAGGTACAAGGCGCTCGCGGGCGGAAGCTGA
- a CDS encoding MoxR family ATPase, which translates to MGERRNTDGRDAASDGAKGPMTIDQLQAAFAAHGYVADRDLATAIFLALALERPLLLEGEAGVGKTAVAQTLALALGAELIRLQCYEGIDIGTAVYEWDYPRQMLEIRLLEARGEAKSAGTRNIFSEEFLIRRPLLRALEPHAVPPVLLIDEVDRADEEFEAFLLELLSDFAVTIPEIGTIAASRPPRVILTSNRTREVHDALKRRCLYHWIDYPTAERERAILHARLPRVPEQLAAEVVAFVQRLRTADLTKVPGIAETLDWAAALTALDARRLEPAEVEQTLGVLLKYQEDVSAMRGGAARTMLAETQVSTPSASRESMR; encoded by the coding sequence ATGGGTGAGCGCCGCAATACGGATGGCCGTGACGCCGCGAGCGACGGCGCCAAGGGGCCGATGACCATCGACCAGTTGCAGGCCGCCTTCGCCGCGCACGGCTACGTCGCCGACCGCGACCTCGCCACCGCGATCTTCCTGGCACTCGCGCTCGAGCGCCCGCTCCTGCTCGAAGGCGAAGCGGGCGTCGGCAAGACCGCCGTGGCGCAGACGCTGGCCCTGGCGCTCGGCGCCGAGCTGATCCGGCTGCAATGCTACGAGGGGATCGACATCGGCACCGCGGTGTACGAGTGGGACTACCCGCGGCAGATGCTCGAGATCCGCCTGCTCGAGGCGCGGGGCGAGGCCAAGTCGGCGGGGACGCGCAACATTTTCAGCGAGGAGTTCCTCATCCGCCGCCCCCTGCTCCGCGCGCTCGAGCCGCACGCGGTGCCGCCGGTGCTGCTCATCGACGAGGTCGACCGCGCGGACGAGGAGTTCGAGGCGTTTCTGCTGGAGCTCTTGAGCGACTTCGCGGTGACGATTCCCGAAATCGGCACCATCGCGGCCTCACGCCCGCCGCGCGTCATCCTCACGAGCAACCGCACACGCGAGGTGCACGACGCACTGAAGCGGCGCTGTCTCTATCACTGGATCGATTATCCCACCGCCGAGCGCGAGCGGGCCATTCTGCACGCGCGCCTGCCGCGGGTGCCGGAGCAGCTCGCGGCGGAGGTCGTCGCCTTCGTGCAGCGGCTCCGCACCGCCGATCTCACGAAGGTGCCCGGCATCGCGGAGACGCTCGACTGGGCGGCCGCGCTCACCGCGCTCGATGCCCGGCGGCTCGAGCCGGCCGAGGTCGAGCAGACCCTCGGCGTCCTGCTCAAGTATCAGGAGGACGTGAGTGCGATGCGGGGCGGTGCCGCGCGGACGATGCTGGCGGAGACGCAGGTGAGCACGCCGAGCGCCTCGAGGGAGTCGATGCGGTAG
- a CDS encoding XdhC/CoxI family protein — protein MRDLLTDYDRFAAAGRPFGRAVVTRVWGSAPRAAGACLLASADGQIAGSVSGGCVESATALEVAAAIERGTPKLVTYGVSDERAWEVGLACGGTISVLVEPSVRPEVAAAAQGAGGVVIATVVEGAGTGTSLVVRDDGRLEGNLTDGIDREAVRLAAQDALAREASATIELPAPGGTARIFLEVFPRSPKLVIFGGVHIAAALVPLAKALGYSTVVADGREAFLGRDRFPDADELVLAWPAEAFARIGLDRATYVCVLSHDPKFDEPALETALRSDAAYVGAIGSAKTQKARRERLAAAGITNQQLARLHGPIGLDLGGRQPAETALAILAEMTAVRYGGQAVRRTGGQ, from the coding sequence ATGCGTGACCTCCTCACCGACTACGATCGCTTCGCCGCCGCCGGCCGCCCGTTCGGCCGCGCGGTGGTGACCCGTGTCTGGGGCTCGGCGCCGCGCGCCGCGGGCGCCTGCCTGCTCGCCTCGGCCGACGGACAGATCGCGGGATCGGTCTCCGGTGGCTGCGTCGAATCCGCCACCGCGCTCGAGGTGGCGGCCGCCATCGAGCGCGGCACACCCAAGCTCGTGACCTACGGCGTGAGCGACGAGCGCGCGTGGGAAGTGGGACTCGCGTGCGGCGGCACGATCAGCGTGCTGGTGGAGCCGAGCGTGCGCCCCGAGGTGGCAGCGGCAGCGCAAGGTGCGGGCGGGGTCGTGATCGCCACGGTGGTCGAGGGCGCGGGGACGGGGACGTCGCTCGTCGTGCGCGACGACGGCAGACTCGAGGGCAACCTGACCGACGGCATCGACCGCGAGGCCGTGCGCCTCGCCGCGCAGGACGCGCTCGCGCGCGAAGCGAGCGCCACGATCGAGCTGCCGGCGCCGGGCGGCACCGCACGGATTTTTCTGGAAGTTTTTCCCCGAAGCCCCAAGCTCGTGATCTTCGGCGGGGTGCACATCGCCGCGGCGCTGGTGCCGCTCGCCAAGGCGCTCGGTTACTCCACCGTGGTGGCCGATGGCCGCGAGGCGTTCCTCGGCCGAGATCGATTCCCCGACGCCGACGAGCTGGTGCTCGCGTGGCCCGCGGAGGCGTTCGCGCGGATCGGGCTCGACCGCGCCACCTACGTGTGCGTCCTCTCGCACGACCCCAAGTTCGACGAGCCGGCCCTCGAAACGGCGCTCCGCTCGGACGCCGCGTACGTCGGCGCCATCGGATCGGCCAAGACGCAAAAGGCCCGGCGCGAGCGGCTCGCCGCCGCGGGCATCACCAACCAGCAGCTCGCACGTCTGCACGGGCCGATCGGTCTGGACCTGGGCGGACGGCAACCGGCGGAGACGGCGCTCGCAATTCTGGCTGAGATGACGGCGGTGAGGTATGGCGGACAGGCGGTCAGGCGGACCGGCGGTCAGTAG
- a CDS encoding divalent metal cation transporter: MSVRDGASSSTRRTSRSSPPRRALQVLGLGLITGAADDDPSAIGTYATVGAKLGPTFLWIAPAIFPMMFAVVYLSAKLGQVAGEGLFAVIRRHYPRWVLYTALIGAVIGNTIEAGADLGGMAAAFNLLVPASDPMDRICHCTGHSGLAAVGIVRPDPEHLPVARPRALGVHRLGHPRQTRSREHAARNAGANAAVRPGVAVVGGGRYRIVQGFSTPPLMLLIMRMTNSRAIMGRHVNGRAMNVLGWLTTLAIFGATIGLVIAWFR; encoded by the coding sequence ATGTCCGTTCGGGATGGCGCTTCCTCATCTACGAGACGAACCTCCCGCTCCAGCCCGCCGCGCCGAGCCTTGCAGGTGCTGGGTCTTGGGCTCATTACCGGGGCCGCGGACGACGACCCATCGGCAATCGGGACCTACGCTACGGTCGGGGCCAAGCTGGGCCCGACGTTCTTATGGATCGCGCCCGCGATCTTTCCCATGATGTTCGCGGTGGTCTATCTCTCGGCGAAGCTGGGGCAGGTTGCCGGTGAAGGGCTGTTCGCGGTGATCCGCCGCCACTACCCACGCTGGGTCCTCTATACGGCTTTGATCGGGGCGGTGATTGGGAATACCATCGAAGCCGGCGCTGATCTCGGAGGGATGGCCGCAGCATTTAACCTGCTCGTTCCGGCTTCCGACCCCATGGATCGTATTTGCCATTGCACTGGTCATTCTGGTCTTGCAGCTGTGGGGATCGTACGTCCTGATCCGGAACATCTTCCGGTGGCTCGCCCTCGCGCTCTTGGCGTACATCGGCTCGGCCATCCTCGCCAAACCCGATCTCGCGAGCACGCTGCGAGGAACGCTGGTGCCAACGCTGCGGTTCGACCGGGAGTCGCTGTCGTTGGTGGTGGCCGTTATCGCATCGTCCAGGGATTCTCGACGCCCCCGCTGATGTTGCTGATCATGCGGATGACGAACAGCCGTGCCATAATGGGCCGGCACGTGAACGGAAGGGCGATGAACGTCCTTGGCTGGCTCACCACGCTCGCGATCTTCGGAGCCACCATAGGCCTGGTGATTGCCTGGTTCAGGTAA
- a CDS encoding lyase family protein, translating to MRRARAARRAPATRRRARTLWGGDGAGSGLAVRVLSYTADEDRVWDARLLRWDLLGSLGHVEGLRASRIISDADARRLRAGLRAALTAAERGRLAVGPAHEDVHTAVEDWLTRRAPGAGERLHTGRSRNDQIACDLRLYLKDRLLTLHSAALDLAQALVDFAARHRAVLWPGYTHQRRAMPSSVGAWALGYAEGLLDTAEALPALWTAVDRSPLGSAAGYGVPLPLRREATARALGFGSVDHAVTATQNGRGKLEAAALFWCSQLGHELSKLAQDLVLSSAEEFGYLVLPAELATGSSIMPHKRNPDLFELTRGRAAALDADLVAVLQLKARLPGGYHRDFQLLKEPLMRGLDRAEAMLDMMALALPRVGVDRARAAAALDGGALATDEVMRRVEAGRPFRAAYREVKAALARGEEFAAPPARRLIARRRSSGGLGNLALPAVRARLRRARAWGARERRKFDAAMARLAGRVRPRGRPARAGAALARRARRA from the coding sequence ATGCGGCGCGCGCGGGCCGCGCGGCGCGCGCCAGCAACGCGAAGGCGGGCGCGGACGCTCTGGGGTGGCGACGGCGCCGGCTCCGGGCTCGCAGTCCGCGTGCTCTCCTACACCGCGGACGAAGACCGCGTCTGGGATGCGCGCCTGCTTCGCTGGGACCTCCTCGGCAGCCTCGGTCACGTCGAGGGACTCCGCGCCTCGCGCATCATCTCCGACGCGGACGCGCGCCGCCTCCGCGCAGGGCTCCGCGCCGCACTCACCGCGGCGGAGCGCGGCAGGCTCGCAGTTGGCCCCGCGCACGAGGATGTCCACACGGCGGTCGAAGACTGGCTCACCCGCCGCGCGCCCGGCGCGGGCGAGCGGCTCCACACCGGCCGCTCGCGCAACGACCAGATCGCCTGCGACCTCCGGCTTTATCTCAAGGACCGCCTGCTCACGCTGCACTCGGCGGCGCTCGACCTTGCTCAGGCGCTGGTCGACTTTGCCGCACGGCACCGCGCCGTGCTCTGGCCGGGCTACACCCATCAGCGCCGCGCGATGCCGTCGTCCGTGGGCGCGTGGGCGCTGGGCTACGCCGAGGGTCTTCTCGACACGGCCGAAGCGCTGCCCGCGCTCTGGACCGCGGTGGACCGCTCGCCGCTCGGCAGTGCGGCGGGTTACGGCGTGCCGCTTCCGCTCCGGCGCGAAGCCACCGCACGCGCGCTGGGCTTCGGCAGCGTGGACCACGCCGTCACCGCGACGCAGAACGGCCGCGGCAAACTCGAGGCCGCCGCGCTCTTCTGGTGCAGCCAGCTCGGCCACGAGCTGAGCAAGCTGGCGCAGGACCTCGTGCTCTCGAGCGCGGAGGAGTTCGGGTATCTGGTGCTGCCGGCGGAATTGGCGACCGGCTCGAGCATCATGCCGCACAAACGGAACCCCGATCTCTTCGAGCTCACCCGCGGCCGCGCCGCCGCGCTCGATGCCGATCTCGTCGCCGTGCTCCAGCTCAAGGCCCGCCTCCCCGGTGGCTATCACCGCGACTTCCAGCTCCTGAAGGAGCCGCTCATGCGCGGCCTCGACCGCGCGGAGGCGATGCTCGACATGATGGCGCTGGCGCTGCCGCGCGTCGGCGTCGACCGGGCGCGCGCGGCGGCGGCGCTCGACGGCGGCGCGCTCGCCACCGACGAGGTGATGCGCCGGGTCGAGGCGGGGCGCCCGTTTCGCGCGGCCTATCGCGAGGTGAAGGCGGCGCTCGCGCGCGGCGAAGAATTTGCCGCGCCGCCCGCGCGGCGCCTCATCGCGCGGCGGCGCTCGAGCGGCGGGCTCGGCAACCTGGCGCTGCCGGCCGTGCGCGCGCGGCTCCGGCGTGCGCGGGCGTGGGGCGCGCGCGAGCGGCGCAAGTTCGATGCGGCCATGGCGCGGCTCGCGGGCCGCGTGCGGCCGCGCGGGCGTCCTGCTCGCGCGGGCGCCGCGCTTGCGCGCCGCGCCCGGAGGGCTTGA